In a single window of the Ignavibacteria bacterium genome:
- a CDS encoding VOC family protein, with protein MEIKLQHAVIRVTSIDSAKDFYLNKLGLELLEDSGNFFAVKAGGVRLSFFAGYEKQESNDDPKTGVSLIFRVENLENAANELKLKGILPFGDVIDIPNFHKFLEYEDFDGNVFFLAEYITEPV; from the coding sequence ATGGAAATTAAACTGCAGCATGCTGTTATAAGGGTTACATCTATCGATTCTGCGAAAGATTTTTATCTGAATAAACTCGGGCTTGAATTGCTTGAAGATTCCGGAAATTTTTTTGCAGTCAAAGCCGGTGGAGTCAGACTTTCGTTTTTTGCCGGGTATGAAAAGCAGGAATCTAATGATGACCCAAAAACCGGTGTATCTCTGATCTTCAGGGTTGAAAACCTGGAAAATGCCGCAAATGAGCTAAAATTAAAGGGAATATTACCATTTGGAGATGTAATTGATATCCCGAATTTTCATAAATTTCTCGAATATGAAGATTTTGACGGAAATGTGTTTTTTTTGGCTGAATATATAACTGAACCTGTTTAA